One Brassica napus cultivar Da-Ae chromosome C2, Da-Ae, whole genome shotgun sequence DNA window includes the following coding sequences:
- the LOC106378010 gene encoding glycine-rich RNA-binding protein 7-like, whose translation MAVTMETVVEEAVDTAMEAVVVMEVMVEDVSVDTMVVVGGGGYSSEGDDGGYSGGGYSGGSGGYCSGSGGGYGGDGGRRECGYNGGGWWRWLFEWRRWWWIRWR comes from the coding sequence ATGGCGGTTACGATGGAGACCGTGGTGGAGGAAGCGGTGGATACCGCAATGGAGGCAGTGGTGGTTATGGAGGTGATGGTGGAAGACGTGAGTGTGGATACAATGGTGGTGGTTGGTGGAGGTGGCTACTCGAGTGAAGGAGATGATGGTGGATACAGTGGTGGTGGATACAGTGGAGGAAGTGGTGGATACTGCAGTGGAAGCGGTGGCGGTTATGGAGGCGATGGTGGAAGACGTGAGTGTGGATACAATGGTGGTGGTTGGTGGAGGTGGCTATTCGAGTGGAGGAGATGGTGGTGGATACGGTGGAGGTAG
- the LOC106381133 gene encoding probable protein phosphatase 2C 14, with protein sequence METRLSTPFSVPKLPSLKRKRPPQIEIPNILQEIQSDDLRFRDSAHQNDAVCSGGNGFGVVSRKGKKKFMEDSHRVAPCSVGSSDTSFFGVYDGHGGCKAADFVAENLHKNVLEMLKDCKEKEEAFKAAYLRTDRDFLEEGVVSGACCVTALIQNQEMIVSNLGDCRAVLCRGGVAEALTTDHRAGRDDERKRIENQGGYVEFHRGAWRVHGILAISRSIGDAHLKKWVVAEPETRILDLEQDMEFLVLASDGLWDVVSNQEAVDTVLSVLAQRKTPRETEDEGLFKGLVNVSPSSKLRRVSLVKQRKELLPAQSPKCAKPYHSENESPSYHEMGSPPSKARKITALKRIKMKAESSWAKAASKELVNLAVSRGSMDDITVVIVDLNHYKC encoded by the exons ATGGAAACTAGACTAAGCACCCCTTTCTCGGTCCCAAAGCTGCCGTCTTTGAAGAGAAAGAGACCTCCCCAGATAGAAATCCCCAATATCCTCCAAGAAATTCAATCTGATGACCTCAGATTCAGAGACTCTGCTCACCAAAACGACGCCGTGTGCTCCGGAGGAAACGGGTTCGGCGTTGTCTCCAGaaaggggaagaagaagttcatGGAAGACAGTCACAGAGTTGCTCCTTGTTCTGTCGGAAGCTCAGACACG AGCTTCTTTGGAGTTTATGATGGCCATGGAGGTTGTAAAGCTGCAGACTTTGTAGCTGAGAATCTGCACAAGAATGTTCTTGAGATGCTGAAGGATTgcaaggagaaagaagaagcctTTAAAGCTGCTTATTTGAGGACTGATCGTGATTTCCTGGAAGAG GGTGTAGTGAGTGGTGCCTGCTGTGTTACAGCTTTGATACAAAACCAGGAGATGATTGTCTCGAATTTGGGAGATTGTAGAGCTGTTCTTTGTCGAGGAGGAGTAGCTGAGGCTCTTACAACTGATCACAGAGCTGGAAGAGACGATGAACGCAAAAGAATCGAGAATCAG GGAGGTTATGTGGAGTTCCATCGAGGGGCGTGGCGAGTTCATGGAATACTAGCTATCTCCAGAAGCATTGGGGATGCACATTTAAAGAAATGGGTGGTTGCTGAACCGGAGACACGAATACTCGATTTGGAACAAGATATGGAGTTTCTTGTCTTAGCTTCTGATGGACTCTGGGATGTGGTTAGTAACCAAGAAGCAGTTGACACTGTACTGAGCGTTCTAGCTCAGAGAAAGACACCTAGAGAAACCGAGGACGAGGGTTTGTTCAAGGGGTTGGTCAATGTAAGTCCATCTTCAAAACTTCGGCGAGTTTCGCTTGTAAAGCAAAGAAAGGAGTTGTTGCCAGCTCAATCTCCCAAGTGTGCAAAACCTTACCACTCAGAGAATGAATCACCCTCCTACCATGAAATGGGGAGTCCACCTTCGAAGGCACGGAAGATCACCGCCTTGAAGCGAATAAAGATGAAGGCTGAGTCTTCTTGGGCCAAGGCGGCTTCCAAAGAGCTTGTGAACCTTGCCGTGAGTAGAGGTAGTATGGATGATATCacagtggtgattgttgatctCAACCACTATAAATGCTGA